The stretch of DNA GCAGCTGGAGGTGACGAGCTACCCGGAGGGCGGGCGCAACGACTCGGTCCACCAACTGCCGCTGCGCCACTCCTGGAACCGGATCACGCTCAAGCGCGGCGTGGTGCGCGACCCGGGGCTGTGGTCCTGGTACCAGGCCGGGCTCGCCGACTCGCTGGGCGCCCGCCGCGACGGCGCGGTGATCGTGCTCGGCCCGGACGGGGCGCCCGGTGCGGCCTGGGCCTTCCACGGCGGGCTCGCCGCCAAGTGGACCGGCCCGGATCTGCACGGGGAGCAGAACGCGATCGCCATCGAGTCGCTGGAGATCGCGCACGAGGGGCTGACGAAGGTCGTGCAGGACGCCGCGGCGAGCGCCTTGCCGCGCCAGATCCAAGGGAGGTGACCGAGGTGCCGAAGGTGACCATTCACCACCTCGAGGTCCGGTTCCAGGTGGACGGCGACGACGGCGCCGTGTTCACCCGCCTGTTCAACCAGCACATCCAGGCGTGGGCGAAGTTGTACGAGGACCAGTGCGCACGCGCCAAACACACCGAGACCGAACGGCGCTTCGGCGACGCGGAGGGCGATTCATGAGTGTGACGCCCGTGTCCTTCGCCCGGCAGGGTGCCGCCCGGGCCCGGCTGGAGATCGTCCGGCCGGTGATCGCCGACGAGCGGCAGCGGCGGATCCCGCTGCGGTTCAACCCCACCGACTACAAGCTGAGCAAGAGCAACACCTTCGCCGAGATCACCATCCCCGGCCTGGAGACACCGCCCCTGCAATACGTCCGCGGCGGCACGGAGACCCTCACCGTGCAGGCGCTGGTGGACACCTCCGACACCCTGGAGAACGTACGGAAGTCCTACGTCAACGCGGTGCGCAACCTGCTGCGGCCCGACAGCCGCGAACACGCGCCACCGGTCGTGCGGTTCGTCTGGGACGAGGAGGTCTTCACCGGCGTCGTGGAGAAGCTGGACGTCAACTACCAGCTGTTCCGGCCGGACGGCGTGCCGCTGCGGGCCATGCTGGACCTCTCGCTCAAGGAGTTCCGCACCGCCGCCGCGCAGGTCGCCGAGACGCCCCGCTCGTCGCCCACGGTGGAGAAGAGCTATGTGGTGCGCCGCGGCGACACCCTCAGCTCCATCTCCGCCGCGCTGTACCGGCGGCCCGACGCCTGGCGGGAGCTGGCGCGCGCCAATGGCATCAGCGACCCACGGGACCTGCGGCCGGGCCGGGTGCTGACCGTGCCCCGGCTGGCGTGAGGAGCGCGCGATGAGCACCCCCACCCCCGAGGTCGCCTCGCCCGACCGGTACGCGCCCGAGTTCGATGTGCGCATCGAGGGCCTGGAGATGGACCCGTCCACCAAGAACGACATCATCGACATCAAGGTGAACCGGGACATCGACGAGCTGTCCGGCTTCGATCTCACCCTGAACAACTGGGACGACGCCAATCTGCGGTTCAAGCACAGCGATTCGCCGCGCTTCCGGCTCGGCGGCCGGGTCTCGGTCCGGCTCGGCTACGCCGACAAGCTGCTCACCGTCGCCACCGGGACCATCTCCACGCTCAGCCCGAAGTTCACCGACGGCGCGTCGCCCACCGTCCAGGTCAGTGGCGTGGACGGGCTGCTGCGGCTCAAGGACCGCAAGCCCACCGAGAACGAGACCAAGATCTACCGCAATCTGCCGGACTGGCGCATCGCCGAGCAGATCGCCCAGCGCAACCACCTGCGCATCGAGGTCACCCGGGAAGGGCCCACCCATGACGTGGTGGTGCAGAAGAACCAGGACGACGCGACGTTCCTGCTGGAGCGGGCCAAGCGGCTGGACTTCGACTGCTACATCCTGCCGGACGCGAGGACCGGCGAGGACACGCTGTACTTCACCAAGCCGACCGACGGCCGCGACGGCCGCCCGATCCGGCTGTACCGGCTGGCGTACGCACCGGGGCTGAGCACCGGCCCCACCGGCCGGCCCGAGGGGCTGGTCCCCAACCTGATGGAGTTCACCCCCACCCTGACCGTCTCCCAGCAGGTCAGCAAGGTCACCGTGCGCGGCTGGGACCCTCGCACCAAACAGGCGATCGCGTTCACCGCGACCGCCGAGAACCTCCCGGCCGGGCAGAACACGGCCGACGGGCAGAGCGGGCCGCAGGTCGCCGAGTCCACCCTCCAGGGCCGCCAGGAGGTCGTGGTGGACGCACCGGTCGGCAGCGACCAGGAGGCCCGCGAACTGGCGATCAGCCTGCTGCGCGAGCGGGCGTATGAGTTCATCACCGCGACCGGCAAGGTGGCGGGCCTGCCCGAGCTGCGGCCCGGCGACAACCTGGAGATCTACGGCCTCGGCCACCGCTTCTCGGGCACCTACTTCGTCAAGCGGGTCGAGCACACCCTCAACACCAGTGGTTTCTTCACCCAGTTCACCGGACGGCGGATCCATCAGGGGGACCAGTGACCATGAGGGGCACGCCACGCGCCCGCTCCACCGACAAGCGCTACTACGGCGTGGTCGAGGCGCTCGTCGTGGAGAACGAGGGCGACGACGAGGGCCAGGTCAAGCTGAAGTTCCCGTGGTTCGACGACACCACGGTCACCGACTGGGTCCGGGTCAGCCAGCTGTACGCGGGAGGCGGCTACGGCTCGGTGTTCGTCCCCGAGAAGGGCGATGAGGTGCTCGTGGCCTTCGTGCACGGGGACATGCGGTACCCGATCGTGCTGGGCGGCCTCTACAACGGCGAGGACAAGCCGCCGACCGCCCGCACCGAAGGCCGCGACCAGAAGGTCATCCGGACCCGGCACGGCCATGAGGTGCTCCTGGACGACACCCAGTCCAAGGCCGCCGTGCGGATCACCTCCGCCGCCGGACACGTCGTGGAACTGGACGACCAGGGCAAGGCCATCCGCATCACCGCCGCCGAGGGCGGCAGCGTCACCGTGACCGCGCAGGGCGAGATCACCCTCAAGGCACCCAAGCTGACGGTCGATTCCCCGTCCATCGACCTCGGCGGCGGTGCCACCGAGCCGCTTGTGCTCGGCAACGCGCTGCTCCAGGCGTTCAACACCCACACCCACCCCTCCGCCGCCGGGCCCACCGGCCCGCCCGCCCCGCCGCTCACCCCCGCCGTGCTGGCCAAGAAGGCGAGGACGGCATGAGCGAGGAGTTCCTCGGAACCGGCTGGCGGTTCCCGATCCTGCCCGACGCGTCCGGGCGGCTCGGCTACGCCGTCGGCGAGGAGAGCATCGAGCACTGTCTGCGGGCGCTGCTGCTCACCGGCACCGGCGAGCGGGTGATGCGCCCCGAACTGGGCACCCGCGCCCAGGAGTTGGTGTTCGCGCCCGGCAGTGTGCAGAACCTGCGCGACCTGGAGCAGTCGATCGCCGTCGCGGTCCGCGACCATGAGCCGCGGGTGGAACTGGAGGAGGTCCGCGCGGAGGCCGACCCGGCCGACGAGTCCCGGATCACCGTCTCGGTCGTCTACCGCATCCGGCGCAGCAACACCAAGGCCAACCTGGTGTTCCCGTTCTACACCGGGCTGACCGGACCCACGGGATCCACCGGGGGCACCCCATGACCCTGCCCCCGCCGAAGCTGGACGACCTCACCTGGGCCGACATGATGGCGGCCATCCGCCGCCGGATCCCCGCCGAGTCCGACGGCACCTGGACGCTGCACGCGCCCGTCGACCCCGGCGTCACCCTCCTCGAACTCTTCGCCTACCTCCTCGAACAGCGGCTGTACTGGCTCGACCAGGTGCCGGACGCGCTCGTGGTCGCCATACTGCGGCTGCTCGGCCTCGAACCGCCGCGCCCCGCCCGCCCCGCCGCCACCGTGCTGCGCCTCGCCGCCCGGCAGGAGGGCACCGCGGTCCCGGTCGTCCCGGCCGGGACGGCGCTGACCCGGGATCCCACCGGGCAGGTCGTCTTCACCCTCGACGACGACGTGGCCGTGCTGCCGCTCGCCGAGGACGGTGAGGTCACCGTGTGGACCGACCGCGACCGCACGGCGGATCTGCGGGCCCGGCGCGGTATCGCCCTCCTGGCGAGCGACGGCGCCCCGGCACAGGTCCGGTTCACCCTGCCGCTCACCGGGGACCACCCCGCGCCCGGCCCGATCGGACTGCTCGTGGAGCTGGACGCGCCCACCGCGTCCGCGCCGTCGTGGCTGCCGGGCGCGGTCGCCGACGTACCGCCTCCGGCCGAGCTGACCTGGTCCTGGTTCCGGCCGGGCACGGACATCTCCGGTGCGTATCAGAAGGTGGAGGACGGCACGGGCGGGCTCAGACGGTCCGGTGTGGTCCGGCTCCACCCCCCGGCCGACTGGTCCACACGGGACACCGGGCTCCTGGTGTCCACCCCGGCCGCCACCTACGCGGCCCCGCCCCGCCTGCTCCAACTCGCCGTCAACGCCTCCGCCGCACACCACCGCCGGCACCGCACCGTGAGCGGCGCCGATCTCCAGGACCAGATCGGCGCCTGGCTCCGGCTGCCCGGCCAGCATCTCGTCCTGCCGGACGCCGCCGACCGCCTCCTGGAGGCGACGCTGCGCCTGGCGGGCCAGGAGTGGCGGCCGGCACCGGACTTCACCTTCGGCTCCCCGGCCGACCGGATCTTCGTTCTCGACCGGGCCGAGGGCGCGCTGGTGTTCGGTGACGGACTCACCGGGCGCATCCCCCACCCGGACCCGGACGCGCACATCACTTACGCGACCGGCGGCGGCCGGATCGGCAACGGCGGCATGACCGGCAACTGGCTGCCGGCCCAGGACCTTCCGGGAGCGGTCTCGGCCGCCAATCTCGTACGGGCCGAGGGCGGCACCGACCCCGAGACCGTCACCGAGGCGCGCCGCCGCGCCGCCGCCTCCCTGGGGGAGGTGACCCGTGCGGTCACCGCCGAGGACTACGTCACCCTGGCGCGTGCGACACCCGGCGTCGCCATCGCCCGCGCCTACCCGGCCGTCGGCGCGCACCCCGGCTTCCCGTGCGCCACGGTGCCCGGCGCGGTGACCGTCCATATCGTCCCGGCCGCGCCCCGCGACGACCTCACCCGCGAGGACTTCGTGGCCGCGCCGCTCCCCGACCCCGGCATGCTGCGCGCGGCCGCCGCCCACCTCGAACAGGCGCGGCTGCTCACCTCCGAGGTCTTCGTCCGCGCGCCCCGCTACCGCGAGGTGACGCTGCGCGTCACCCTGTCGGGCGACCCGGCGGACGTCACCCGTGTGTCCACCGCGCTCGCCGCCGCGCTGCGCCGCTTCCTCGACCCGCTCGTGGGCGGTGAGGACCAGGACGGCTGGCCGTTCGGACAGCCGCTGCGGCCCTCGGCCCTGCTGCGGGCCGCACAGCGGGCGCTGGGCGACCTCGCGGACATCGCCGCCGTGGCGATCGGCCTCGACGGGGCCGACGCGGTGGAGGAGTGCGACGAGGTGCCGCTCGGCGCCGGGGAACTTCCCGTCCTGCGGACGGTCCACACCCGGATCGTGCCCGCCGTCGAACCGGGGGAGGGGCTGGTATGACCGGCGAGGTGTGGTGGGAGAGGGACGCGCGGGAACGGGAGCGCGAGGACGGGCGGATCGTGCCCGGCCCCGGCCCGACCGGAGTCCAGCCCGAACTGGTCGACGCCACCCGCGAGGCCGTACGCGCCGACGTCCGCGCCCGGATCGCGGGCTACACCCCGGACTGGACCGACCCCGACCGGCAGGACGCCGGTGTCGCCCTCGTCCGCCTCTTCGGCACCCAGACCGAACCCGTACTCGGCCGCGTCAACCGGCTGCCGGAGAAGGTGCTGGCCGAACACCTGGCGACGGCGGGCGTGCGGCGCCGGCCGGCCGGTGCGGCGGCGACGCTGCTGGAGTTCACCGTCAACCCGCCGGACGGCGCCTCGGTGCTCGTCCCCACCGGGTTCCAGAGCGCCGCCTCGACCCCGGCGGGCCAGGTCGTCTACGAGACGGACCAGGACCTGTACGCCACCCCGGCCACCCTCGCCGATCTCGCCGTCCAGGAGGCCGGAACGATCCAGGCCCTGCCGCTGGGACCGGCCGGTCCCAGCCGTCCCTTCGAGCCCTTCGGCCGCGATCCGCGGCCCGGCAACGCGCTGTGGATCGGACTCGCCGGACCGGCCGCCCCCTACCCGCGGCTGTCGCTCGGCTTCGTGGTCGTCGCCGCTCCGCCCGCCCCCGCGGCCTCCGGCGGCACCGCGCCGCTGCCGCTGCCGCCCGCGCCGCTGCTGCGCTGGGACGTGCTGGACGGCAACCGGCTCGTCCCCGCCGAGCTGATGGGGGACTCCACGGCCGGGTTCGGCGCCAGTGGAACCGTCGAGCTGCGGGTCCCGCGGTCATGGGAGCCGGGCAGCCCGTCCGGCACCCGGCCCCGGCTGCGCTGGCTGCGCCTGCGGATCGCGCACGGCGCCTTCGCCGGACCGGCGCCCGTGCTGTCCGGGCTGCGGCTGAACGTGGTCGCCGCCACCGCCGCCCGCACCATCCGCGACGAGCCGCTCCAGCCCGTCCAGGACCCGGCGACGACCGGGCTGCGGCGCATGAAGCTCAGCCAGGTGCCCATCCTCGCCGGATCGGTGGTCATCGACGTGGACGACGACACGGGCGGCGATGTGTTCGGCACCACGGCGGGCACATCGGCCGGAACCTCGTCCCGGTGGCGTGAGGTGGAGAGCCTGGCCGGATACGGCGCCGACGACCGGGTGTTCACCGTGGACCACGAGAGCGGCGAGGTGACCTTCGGGGACGGCGTGAGCGGCGCGGCCGTCCCGCCCGGCTTCCGCAACGTCCGCGCCGTGCGCTACCGCGTGGGCGGCGGCAGCGCCGGGGCCGTGGCGGCGGGCGCGGTCAACGGGGTGGTGACCGCGCTGCCGTTCGTCACCGGCGTGAGCAACCCCTTCCCGGCCTCCGGCGGAACGGACGCCGAGCCCGACGCCGAGGCCATGCGCCGCGGCGCCGGTGAACTGCGCGCCCGCGGCCGGGCCGTGGCCCCGGCCGACTACGGACAGCTCGCCACCCGCGCGCCCGGCGCCTCGGTGGCCCGCGCCCGGGGCGTGCCCGGTCTGCATCCCGACTTCGCGGGGGTGCCGATCCCGGGCGTGGTGGGCGTCCTCGTCGTACCGCCCGCAACTCCGGGCGGCGACCCGGACGAACCGCCGGTCGCCACGGCCGCGACCCTGAAGGCCGTCGCCGACTTCCTCATCCGCGAAGCCGCCCCCGCCGGGGTCACGGTGGTCGCCGCCCCCGCGCCGTACCGCCGCGTCGGAGTGGAGTCCTGGGTGGCCCTCGACCCGGACCTCGACCGGGCCGCCGTCCTGGCCAGGGCCGGGGACGCGGTGCGCACCTACCTCGATCCGCTGCGCGGCGGGGAGGACGGCGCGGGGTGGCCCTTCGGCGGCGCGCTGCGCCATACGGCGCTGGTCCGGCGGCTCCTGGCGGTCGAGGGCGTGCTGGCCGTCACCCGGCTGTCGCTCACCGTCGACGGAGTGCGCCGACCGCCCTGCACCGACCACGCCCTCCCGCCCCACACCCTCGTCTGGCCGGAGCGCCCGCTGCTGATCCCGGTAGGAGACCAGCCATGACGTGCACCCCGCACCCCGCGACCTTCCGCCTCCTGGACGCCTACGTCGGCTGGGACCAGTCGGACCTCCAGCAGGCTGACGGCATCGTCGGCTTCGAGGATCCGGCCGGACTCCGGCTCGCCCATCGGGGCGCCGCGCCGGAAGGCCCCACCAGGGACCGGCTGCTGCCGTGGTTCCCCGATCCCCGCCTCGCGCCCGGATGCGGGCCGTGCGGCTGGTATCTGCTCGTCCCCGGCGAGCGGCGGCTGCTGCGCCGTGACGGGTGCGGCGGTGCCTTCGCCCCCGTCTGGCCGCCCGGCTGCGACCCCGACCCGCTGTGCGAACCGGTCTCCGTCGCCGCGCGCGGACACCGGCTGGCCGTGGTGGAGTCCGACCGGGTCCTGGTGTGGCGCCGCGAGGGCGGGCAACTGGCCGGTGTGATCCGGGCCGAGCGGCCCCGCTGGGCCGCCCTGGGCCCCGGCGACGACGTCCTGGTGGCCCGTCAGGGCAGTACGGACCTGCGGCGGTTCGACTCGACCGGCGGCTTCCGCGGCGTGCTGCGCACCGGTGTACGCGGCGAGATCATCGGCCTGCGCACCGGGCCGGAGCGGACCATATGGCTGCTCACCGACGAGGGCGGACGGCTCGGCATCCACCGTGGCGGTCACCGCGGCCCGTTCCGCCCCGTCACCGTGGACGAACTGGCCGCGGAGCTGCCCCCGTCCACGCTCACCGCGGCCGACGAGGGCGGGTTCTGCCTGACCGAGAAGGGCGCGGAGGGTCCCGAGACCCGCTGCTTCACCTGGCAGGGCCTGCCCCGGGACCCCGCGCCGCCCGCCACCGACGCGTACGTCACCAGCGGCTCGTACCTCACCACCCTCATCGACAGCGGCATTTCGCGGTGCCGCTGGCACCGCGTGCGGCTGGACGCCGAGGTGCCCGCCGGGACGGCGGCCGCCGTCGAGATCGTGGTGAGCGAGGACGGCCGGTACGACGACAGCGACTGGCAGAGGTCCGCCCCCGGGATCACGGACTTCCTCGTCGACCAGCCGCCCGGCCGCTTCCTGCGGCTACGGCTGCGGCTGTCCGGCGACGGCGGCTCGACTCCGGTGCTGCGCCGGATCCGGCTGGACTTCCCCCGGGTCACCAGCGCCGACCTGCTGCCGCCCGCCTTCCGTGAGGATCCCGCCGCCGACGACTTCACCGAGCGCTTCCTGTCGCTGTTCGACGCCACGCTCGCCCAGCTCGACCGGGTGATCGAGCGGTATCCGTCGCTCCTCGACCCGGCGGGCGTCCCGGACCGGGCGCTGCCGTGGCTGGCCGGGCTGCTCGGCCTGTCGTTCGAGGCGGGCTGGGACGCCCGCACCCGGCGCGCGCTGCTGGCCGCCGCCCCGGAGCTCTACCGGCGCCGGGGCACGCCATGGGCGCTGCGCGAGGCGGTGCGCATCGTGTTCGGGGCGGCCCCGGTCGTGGACGAGCTGGCGGCGGACCGCCGCTGGGCCCATCTGCGCGCGGCGCGGGACCAAGGCCGGGGGACGGACCAGGGGCTCGGCGCCATAAGGCTGTTCGGCCGCTCGGCGAGCCGCTTCCGCGTCGGCGGCACGGCGCTCGGCGCGGCGCCGCTGCGCGCCTTCGGCGCGCCGGACAGCGACCCGTTCACCGCGCACGCGCACCGGTTCCGGCTGCTGCTGCCCGCCGGATCGGCGGACGCGACGGCGCTGCGGCGGCTGGTGGAGCGGCAGGCGCCCGCGCACACGGTGGGGTCGGTACGCACCGGCGGCGCGGGCTTCGTGGTCGGTTCGCGGTCCACGGTCGGCGTGGACACCGCGTTCGTCCCGCTGCCGGCGCCCGTACTGGGCGGAGCGAATCCGGTGCGGCTGAACCGCGACGGAGTACTGAGGCCGGGACCGAGAGGGTTGCGCCGAGGGGTGGGCGTGGGAGTCGTCTCCGCCGTCGGCATGCATACGCGAGTGTCGTGAGAGGACGGGGCGATGACCGAGACAGGACCATCGAGGACCGAGGAGTTCCACGCGCCACCACTGCGCCGGCTGCGGTACTTCCACGGCCAGATGCTGGGCGCGCGTGACTTCCAGCGCGAACAGGAGTACTACCGCGAGAAGTCGAGACTGCGCATGCGCTGTCTGCTCGGCTACGGCGTGGTGTGCGGCCTCCACGTGGAACCGGTGCCACGGGACGAGGACGACTGCCCGCCGGACGACCCCGCCGAAGAGTCCGCGCGGCCCGAACAGACTGCGGAGGAGGGCGGCACCGAGCCGGAGCGCACCCGGCGCAGGGCCAAGGTGAGGATCACTCCCGGTCTCGCCGTGGACTGCGAGGGCAACGAGGTCGTGGTGCGCGGCGGCTGCGAGATCGACCTGTGGAAGGCGCTGCCCCCGCACGAACGGGACACCGACACCGTCTGGATCGGCGTCGAGTACGCCGAGCGGCCCGTCGAGCCCACCCGCGCCGTCTACAACGACGCCTGCGCCGACACCTCCGACTGCGAGTTCGGCTGGACCGAGGAGTGCTGGACGGTGCGGGTCACCGGCTGCGAGCCGCCGGTGGACGAGCGCTGTGACACCTGCTGCGAGCCGTGCGAGCACACGGTGCTGTGGCTGGCCAGGATCGACTGTGTGGACTGGTACGAGCCGGTGCGCCGGAACCACATCCACATGAACGTGCGCCGCCCGTTCGGCCGCCATCTGCCCACGGTGATCACCGGTATCAACTGGATCCACGGCCACACCTACACCATCGACGAGGCCAAGAACCTCCTCGGCACCCTGGACGAGGACGGCGGGCTCGTGGTGCGGTTCTCCGCCGACGTACGGTCCGACACGCTGCGGCCCGGTGTGGTGGAGCTCCAGGTGATCGAGGGCGGCAGCGGCCGTAACGCCTCCACCTGGTACATGGGCGGCACCTTCGCCGATCCGGACCTGGAGTCCGAGGAGTGCGACGAGTTCACCCAGGAGTTCCGCTACCGCCAGACCACGCGCGAGACGCTCCAGGACGGCGACCGCGTACTGATCACCGTCCGCGCCGCGTTCCTCCTCGACCGCTGCTGCCGCCCGGTCGACGGCACCCATGTGGGCGGGTGCGTCCCGCTCATCCGCACCGGCTCGACGCTGTCGGCCGAGCACGGCGGTGACGACTGCTGCGACCTCCCGCCCTCGGGCATCGGGCCCTGGACGTCCGGCACCGGCGCGGGCGGGGACGTCTTCGAGAGCTGGTTCTTCGTGAAGGAGCGCTGATCATGCGAACAGACTGCGGATGCGGCTGCGGTGGCGACGCCACCCGGACCTCCGCCTTCGTACGTCCTCGCTTCTTCGCAGGGCAACTGCTGACCGAGGACGACCTCAGCCTGCTGGTGGAGTACACGACGGCGAAGGCCAGACTGCACAACCGGTCCCTGTACGGGCCGGGAGTCATCTGCGGCCTCGGCGTCACCTGCGATCCGTGCGGCGGCGGAACCGTGGCGGTCCACCCCGGACACGCGCTGGACTGCGCCGGGAACGACATCGTGGTGCCCTGCACCGAGCGCGTCGACATCACCGCACTGGTGCGGGAGCGCCGCATCAGCGCGCTCGGCGTGGACTGCGGGGAAAACTGCGACAACAACGGCGACGACGGCGGGCGCCGCTACGGGCTCTATGTGCGCTACCGCGAGCTCCCCGTCGAACCGGTGGCGCCGTACGCCACCGAGGAGCCCTGCCCCGCACCGGGATGCGTGCCCTCCAGGATCCAGGAGGGGTACCAATTCGTGGTCAAGTGCGACGACTTCGAGGACCACCGCCACAACCCCGGCACCCGCCTCCTCATGGCCCTCGGCGACCTCGCCCGCGCCGACCAGGCCCGCACCCGCGACCGGCGGCTCGGGTTCTACACCGACGCCCTGACCGTGGCGTCGCTCGGCACCGGCCGGGCCTTCCGCTTCGACGCCGCCGACGCCCAGCGGTACACCACCGCCCTCGCGTGGCTGCGCGAGAACGCGGGCGGGGAGGGCCCGCCCGCCCCGCCGACGGCCCGCGAGATGACCGAGCACGTCCGCGCGCTGGCCGCGGCCGTCGCCCGGTACGACACCTACGACGCGGCCGGGCAGGCCCAGCTCGCACGGGACTACCCGGACCTCGCCACCGTGCGGGAGGCGCGGAGCACCCTGGGCACGGCGTGCGGGCGGCTCGGCGGCGCCGACCTGGAAGCGGCGTGGCCGGACCCGCTGCACGCCGGGATCGCCCGCGCCGTCGTCACCGAGACCGCCGCCCGCGTCGTCCCCGAGCGGGGCGACCCGGACGCGCCGCTGGAGGTGCGCATGCTGGCCCAGGGCACCCCGCTCGGTCACGCGCTGCGGGTGGAGTTCCGCGCGGACCTCGGCCTGATCCGGGAGTGGCTGCTGTGCCGGCTGGACCAGGCCACCGACCTGGCCGACTGCGCACTGCGCCAGGACACCGCCGCCGTCGACGTACCGCCGCTGCTGCCGTCCCCGCCGCCGGACAGCACCGAGAAGGCGACCATCGCCGAGGTGCAGCAGATCGCCGAGGCGGCCGCCGCCCTGGGCACCGCGCTGCGCCGGTTCCTGACCGACGCGGCGTGCGCCACCCTCAACCCGCCGTGCGGCGACTGCACCGACACCGATGTCCTGCTCGCCCATCTGGAGCTGGACGGCTGCGATGTCGTACGGGTCTGCTCGGCCACCCGGGAGCAGGTGCTGCCGGGCGGATCGGCGTACGGCGAGTGGCTGCCCAAGCTCTACCGCTTGCGCGAACTCGCCGAGCGGGTGTGCTGCCGGCCCGTGCCGCGCTACCAGAAGCCGACCCTGCCGTCCGAGG from Streptomyces asiaticus encodes:
- a CDS encoding GPW/gp25 family protein, which translates into the protein MSEEFLGTGWRFPILPDASGRLGYAVGEESIEHCLRALLLTGTGERVMRPELGTRAQELVFAPGSVQNLRDLEQSIAVAVRDHEPRVELEEVRAEADPADESRITVSVVYRIRRSNTKANLVFPFYTGLTGPTGSTGGTP
- a CDS encoding phage baseplate assembly protein V, giving the protein MRGTPRARSTDKRYYGVVEALVVENEGDDEGQVKLKFPWFDDTTVTDWVRVSQLYAGGGYGSVFVPEKGDEVLVAFVHGDMRYPIVLGGLYNGEDKPPTARTEGRDQKVIRTRHGHEVLLDDTQSKAAVRITSAAGHVVELDDQGKAIRITAAEGGSVTVTAQGEITLKAPKLTVDSPSIDLGGGATEPLVLGNALLQAFNTHTHPSAAGPTGPPAPPLTPAVLAKKARTA
- a CDS encoding putative baseplate assembly protein — its product is MTGEVWWERDAREREREDGRIVPGPGPTGVQPELVDATREAVRADVRARIAGYTPDWTDPDRQDAGVALVRLFGTQTEPVLGRVNRLPEKVLAEHLATAGVRRRPAGAAATLLEFTVNPPDGASVLVPTGFQSAASTPAGQVVYETDQDLYATPATLADLAVQEAGTIQALPLGPAGPSRPFEPFGRDPRPGNALWIGLAGPAAPYPRLSLGFVVVAAPPAPAASGGTAPLPLPPAPLLRWDVLDGNRLVPAELMGDSTAGFGASGTVELRVPRSWEPGSPSGTRPRLRWLRLRIAHGAFAGPAPVLSGLRLNVVAATAARTIRDEPLQPVQDPATTGLRRMKLSQVPILAGSVVIDVDDDTGGDVFGTTAGTSAGTSSRWREVESLAGYGADDRVFTVDHESGEVTFGDGVSGAAVPPGFRNVRAVRYRVGGGSAGAVAAGAVNGVVTALPFVTGVSNPFPASGGTDAEPDAEAMRRGAGELRARGRAVAPADYGQLATRAPGASVARARGVPGLHPDFAGVPIPGVVGVLVVPPATPGGDPDEPPVATAATLKAVADFLIREAAPAGVTVVAAPAPYRRVGVESWVALDPDLDRAAVLARAGDAVRTYLDPLRGGEDGAGWPFGGALRHTALVRRLLAVEGVLAVTRLSLTVDGVRRPPCTDHALPPHTLVWPERPLLIPVGDQP
- a CDS encoding phage tail protein translates to MSLDPLPKYRFLVTLDPGDAYLPAAQALLLPLAASGAFQEVTGLGAQLEVTSYPEGGRNDSVHQLPLRHSWNRITLKRGVVRDPGLWSWYQAGLADSLGARRDGAVIVLGPDGAPGAAWAFHGGLAAKWTGPDLHGEQNAIAIESLEIAHEGLTKVVQDAAASALPRQIQGR
- a CDS encoding phage late control D family protein, whose translation is MSTPTPEVASPDRYAPEFDVRIEGLEMDPSTKNDIIDIKVNRDIDELSGFDLTLNNWDDANLRFKHSDSPRFRLGGRVSVRLGYADKLLTVATGTISTLSPKFTDGASPTVQVSGVDGLLRLKDRKPTENETKIYRNLPDWRIAEQIAQRNHLRIEVTREGPTHDVVVQKNQDDATFLLERAKRLDFDCYILPDARTGEDTLYFTKPTDGRDGRPIRLYRLAYAPGLSTGPTGRPEGLVPNLMEFTPTLTVSQQVSKVTVRGWDPRTKQAIAFTATAENLPAGQNTADGQSGPQVAESTLQGRQEVVVDAPVGSDQEARELAISLLRERAYEFITATGKVAGLPELRPGDNLEIYGLGHRFSGTYFVKRVEHTLNTSGFFTQFTGRRIHQGDQ
- a CDS encoding phage tail protein I, encoding MTCTPHPATFRLLDAYVGWDQSDLQQADGIVGFEDPAGLRLAHRGAAPEGPTRDRLLPWFPDPRLAPGCGPCGWYLLVPGERRLLRRDGCGGAFAPVWPPGCDPDPLCEPVSVAARGHRLAVVESDRVLVWRREGGQLAGVIRAERPRWAALGPGDDVLVARQGSTDLRRFDSTGGFRGVLRTGVRGEIIGLRTGPERTIWLLTDEGGRLGIHRGGHRGPFRPVTVDELAAELPPSTLTAADEGGFCLTEKGAEGPETRCFTWQGLPRDPAPPATDAYVTSGSYLTTLIDSGISRCRWHRVRLDAEVPAGTAAAVEIVVSEDGRYDDSDWQRSAPGITDFLVDQPPGRFLRLRLRLSGDGGSTPVLRRIRLDFPRVTSADLLPPAFREDPAADDFTERFLSLFDATLAQLDRVIERYPSLLDPAGVPDRALPWLAGLLGLSFEAGWDARTRRALLAAAPELYRRRGTPWALREAVRIVFGAAPVVDELAADRRWAHLRAARDQGRGTDQGLGAIRLFGRSASRFRVGGTALGAAPLRAFGAPDSDPFTAHAHRFRLLLPAGSADATALRRLVERQAPAHTVGSVRTGGAGFVVGSRSTVGVDTAFVPLPAPVLGGANPVRLNRDGVLRPGPRGLRRGVGVGVVSAVGMHTRVS
- a CDS encoding putative phage tail protein: MTIHHLEVRFQVDGDDGAVFTRLFNQHIQAWAKLYEDQCARAKHTETERRFGDAEGDS
- a CDS encoding baseplate J/gp47 family protein encodes the protein MTLPPPKLDDLTWADMMAAIRRRIPAESDGTWTLHAPVDPGVTLLELFAYLLEQRLYWLDQVPDALVVAILRLLGLEPPRPARPAATVLRLAARQEGTAVPVVPAGTALTRDPTGQVVFTLDDDVAVLPLAEDGEVTVWTDRDRTADLRARRGIALLASDGAPAQVRFTLPLTGDHPAPGPIGLLVELDAPTASAPSWLPGAVADVPPPAELTWSWFRPGTDISGAYQKVEDGTGGLRRSGVVRLHPPADWSTRDTGLLVSTPAATYAAPPRLLQLAVNASAAHHRRHRTVSGADLQDQIGAWLRLPGQHLVLPDAADRLLEATLRLAGQEWRPAPDFTFGSPADRIFVLDRAEGALVFGDGLTGRIPHPDPDAHITYATGGGRIGNGGMTGNWLPAQDLPGAVSAANLVRAEGGTDPETVTEARRRAAASLGEVTRAVTAEDYVTLARATPGVAIARAYPAVGAHPGFPCATVPGAVTVHIVPAAPRDDLTREDFVAAPLPDPGMLRAAAAHLEQARLLTSEVFVRAPRYREVTLRVTLSGDPADVTRVSTALAAALRRFLDPLVGGEDQDGWPFGQPLRPSALLRAAQRALGDLADIAAVAIGLDGADAVEECDEVPLGAGELPVLRTVHTRIVPAVEPGEGLV
- a CDS encoding CIS tube protein; protein product: MSVTPVSFARQGAARARLEIVRPVIADERQRRIPLRFNPTDYKLSKSNTFAEITIPGLETPPLQYVRGGTETLTVQALVDTSDTLENVRKSYVNAVRNLLRPDSREHAPPVVRFVWDEEVFTGVVEKLDVNYQLFRPDGVPLRAMLDLSLKEFRTAAAQVAETPRSSPTVEKSYVVRRGDTLSSISAALYRRPDAWRELARANGISDPRDLRPGRVLTVPRLA